One genomic segment of Candidatus Rokuibacteriota bacterium includes these proteins:
- a CDS encoding family 1 encapsulin nanocompartment shell protein — protein MDLLKRNHAPITPEAWKQIDDEAKRVLRLNLAGRKLVDFDGPHGWQYSAVNTGQLTIRTDGGLGVPWGVRGVVPLIEIRVPFELPMMELDNASRGAVLDLPAVVSAAEKAAHAEDTAIFNGFKAGGIEGIIPSSPHPAITIPDDYADYPSIVVDAVETLRRGGINGPYALALGPGCYAGLAQAAEDGYPIRERVEHFLDGPMVLAPKVDGAVLLSHRGGDFQLSVGQDLSIGYAGHDKDKVSLYLTESFAFRVLERGAAVYLKPKRGKK, from the coding sequence GTGGACCTGTTGAAACGCAATCATGCACCGATCACCCCGGAGGCCTGGAAACAAATCGACGACGAAGCCAAGCGCGTGCTCCGGCTCAACCTGGCGGGACGCAAGCTGGTTGATTTCGATGGTCCGCACGGCTGGCAATACTCTGCAGTCAACACGGGCCAGCTCACCATCAGGACCGACGGCGGCCTCGGCGTGCCGTGGGGCGTGCGCGGGGTCGTGCCACTGATCGAGATCCGCGTGCCGTTCGAGCTGCCGATGATGGAGCTCGACAACGCCTCCCGCGGCGCGGTGCTGGATCTTCCAGCGGTGGTCAGTGCCGCGGAGAAAGCGGCGCACGCGGAAGACACCGCGATTTTCAACGGCTTCAAAGCCGGTGGCATCGAGGGCATCATCCCGTCCAGCCCACATCCGGCGATTACCATCCCGGACGATTACGCGGACTATCCGTCCATCGTGGTGGACGCCGTCGAGACGCTGCGACGCGGCGGGATCAACGGGCCCTATGCGTTGGCGCTCGGGCCGGGTTGCTACGCAGGATTGGCCCAGGCCGCGGAGGATGGCTATCCGATCCGCGAGCGCGTCGAGCACTTCCTTGACGGGCCGATGGTGCTGGCACCAAAGGTCGACGGCGCAGTGCTGCTCTCGCATCGCGGCGGTGACTTTCAGCTCAGCGTCGGGCAGGATCTCTCCATCGGTTACGCGGGGCACGACAAGGACAAGGTCTCCCTCTACCTGACCGAGTCGTTCGCCTTCCGCGTGCTGGAGCGCGGCGCGGCCGTGTACCTCAAGCCGAAGCGCGGCAAAAAGTAG
- a CDS encoding ferritin-like domain-containing protein, producing the protein MASASYHESLELLSGETREMHRAIVSLMEELEAIDWYQQRVDACSDPQLKDVLLHNKNEEIEHASMVMEWIRRHNDHFNEMLRKYLFTEQPITGIEKGAGTESPGASATEALGIGSMKGG; encoded by the coding sequence ATGGCGAGTGCCTCGTATCACGAATCGCTGGAGCTGCTGTCGGGGGAGACGCGCGAGATGCACCGTGCGATCGTCAGCCTGATGGAGGAGCTGGAGGCCATCGACTGGTACCAGCAACGCGTCGACGCATGTTCCGATCCGCAGTTGAAGGATGTGCTGCTGCACAACAAGAACGAAGAGATCGAGCACGCCTCGATGGTCATGGAGTGGATCCGCCGTCACAATGACCACTTCAACGAGATGCTGCGAAAGTACCTGTTCACTGAGCAGCCGATCACTGGAATCGAGAAAGGCGCTGGGACAGAGAGTCCTGGCGCCTCAGCCACCGAGGCGCTCGGCATCGGCAGCATGAAAGGGGGATGA
- a CDS encoding superoxide dismutase, protein MKKYTLPELPYGYSALEPHYAARLLELHHGKHHAAYVAGANATLDKLAAAREQRNFEAINQLQKNLAFHVSGHVLHSLFWRNMSPHGGGQPVGELAAAVQESFGTFDAFKSQLTEAALNVQGSGWGAMAWEPVGQRLVVEQVYDHQGNIGNGTVPLLVLDMWEHAYYLQYQNVKGDWVTAFWKLVNWEDVAQRFQKVHTLDLGL, encoded by the coding sequence GCTGGAGCCCCACTACGCTGCGCGGCTGCTCGAACTGCACCATGGCAAGCATCACGCCGCCTATGTCGCCGGCGCGAACGCGACGCTCGACAAGCTCGCTGCGGCACGCGAACAACGCAACTTCGAGGCGATCAACCAACTGCAGAAGAACCTGGCCTTTCACGTCTCCGGGCACGTGCTGCACTCACTCTTCTGGCGCAACATGAGCCCGCACGGCGGCGGACAACCAGTGGGCGAGCTGGCGGCGGCAGTCCAAGAGTCGTTCGGCACCTTCGACGCCTTCAAGAGCCAGCTGACGGAAGCGGCGCTCAACGTTCAGGGCTCCGGTTGGGGGGCGATGGCGTGGGAGCCTGTCGGTCAGCGCTTGGTCGTGGAGCAGGTCTACGACCACCAGGGCAACATCGGTAACGGTACGGTGCCGTTGCTGGTCCTCGACATGTGGGAACACGCGTACTACCTGCAGTATCAAAACGTCAAAGGCGACTGGGTCACGGCGTTCTGGAAGCTGGTCAATTGGGAGGACGTGGCGCAGCGCTTTCAGAAGGTGCACACACTGGACCTCGGGCTGTAG